The Athene noctua chromosome 13, bAthNoc1.hap1.1, whole genome shotgun sequence genome has a segment encoding these proteins:
- the LOC141965562 gene encoding C2 calcium-dependent domain-containing protein 4C-like: MWFLEKIRASHENGNLPSSSFLGLPPGQNGPEKARMGAVAFPNVLTPDRIPEFCIPPRLTTSGSVKSIGFHQDHGSEDADLNSSDYSPSSSLPHLIQVESAEEIPALEEESTNSDPQSQAALSLPHFPRAPTSYGFCTLLESPHTRRKESIFHGDPRGALPSLMLSRSRANTFSGKGSVSDPIAISFASVRLPPKHLSLHRQGACDSDTASSSDNSPFSSPLLNRSPPRSCSLIKTQSQEGLLCLALKAKNKSSVARNNSLSTEESSSTDNSPSAIRRASEGLLATRSFSMSSSPIFPLDLTRSRERLVGESTVVMDKGGMLRLSAEYCLENKRLRIRLISAEGLYDDSVEPKSINCCITFSLVPGKAQKQRSTVIKRSRNPIFNEDFFFDGIAEEELYSLSVRMKAVNKGCSMKRSYTLGERELSLMSMLSV; the protein is encoded by the coding sequence ATGTGGTTCTTGGAAAAGATCAGAGCGTCACATGAAAATGGAAACCTCCCTAGCTCCTCCTTCCTGGGACTGCCACCTGGCCAAAATGGGCCTGAAAAAGCCCGAATGGGGGCTGTTGCTTTTCCTAATGTGCTCACCCCGGACAGAATCCCAGAATTCTGCATTCCCCCTAGGCTGACAACCTCTGGCTCTGTTAAGAGCATTGGCTTCCACCAGGACCACGGTTCTGAGGATGCAGACCTTAATTCTTCAGATTACAGCCCCAGCTCTTCTTTGCCCCATCTCATTCAGGTGGAAAGTGCTGAAGAGATCCCAGCCCTGGAGGAAGAAAGCACCAACTCAGACCCACAGTCCCAAGCAGCGCTCTCCCTGCCTCACTTTCCCAGAGCCCCCACTTCCTATGGCTTCTGCACTCTGCTGGAGAGTCCCCACACTAGGAGAAAGGAGTCCATCTTCCACGGTGACCCACGTGGCGCTCTGCCCAGCCTGATGCTGTCTCGATCCAGAGCTAACACATTCAGTGGCAAAGGGAGTGTGTCTGATCCCATCGCTATCAGCTTTGCTTCTGTGAGGCTGCCTCCCAAGCATCTCTCTCTGCACAGGCAAGGTGCCTGTGACAGTGATACTGCCTCCTCCAGTGATAACTCCCCTTTCAGTTCTCCGCTTCTCAACAGGTCACCCCCCAGATCCTGCTCCCTGATCAAAACACAAAGTCAGGAGGGATTGCTCTGCTTAGCGCTGAAAGCCAAGAACAAATCCAGTGTGGCCAGGAACAATTCTCTCTCTACAGAGGAGAGCAGCTCCACTGATAACAGCCCCAGTGCCATCAGGCGGGCCTCAGAGGGGCTGCTTGCCACACGCAGCTTCAGCATGTCCTCTTCTCCCATCTTCCCCCTGGACCTGACCCGCAGCCGGGAGAGACTCGTGGGAGAGAGCACTGTGGTAATGGACAAGGGAGGCATGTTGAGGCTCTCAGCTGAATACTGCTTAGAGAATAAAAGGCTGCGGATCCGCCTAATCAGTGCAGAGGGTTTATATGATGACTCTGTAGAGCCCAAAAGCATAAACTGTTGTATCACCTTCTCCCTGGTGCCAGGGAAAGCACAGAAGCAGAGAAGCACTGTtataaagagaagcagaaatcctATCTTCAATGAGGACTTCTTTTTTGATGGCATTGCAGAAGAAGAGCTTTACAGCCTCTCTGTAAGGATGAAAGCAGTGAATAAAGGGTGCAGTATGAAACGGAGCTACACCTTAGGAGAACGGGAATTGTCTTTAATGAGTATGTTGTCAGTGTAA